A genomic segment from Yimella sp. cx-51 encodes:
- a CDS encoding TetR/AcrR family transcriptional regulator gives MSRASNRQRLDREGIVRAAFAIADESGLSGLSMRRLADSLGVTAMALYKHVAGRDQLLDLMVDHLVEQVGGTTPDGSHWTDRLRARILAARQAMSTHAWAQEAIETRTLASPPVLAYMDGLMSIMFDGGLSADLVHHAMHTLSTRMWGFTRDVLPTPVAPDDPDERAKAVAAFTSSYPSIMRMASTAPHTGSNCDDDAEFAFALDLMLDGFERLHLSGWSSV, from the coding sequence ATGTCAAGAGCGAGCAATCGGCAACGCCTCGACCGGGAGGGCATCGTGCGAGCCGCCTTCGCCATTGCCGACGAGTCGGGCCTCTCGGGTCTGAGCATGCGCCGCCTTGCAGACTCGCTCGGGGTCACCGCGATGGCGCTCTACAAGCACGTGGCAGGACGCGACCAACTCCTCGACCTGATGGTGGACCACCTCGTCGAGCAGGTCGGTGGCACCACCCCCGACGGGAGCCACTGGACAGACCGGCTGAGGGCACGAATCCTTGCTGCGCGGCAGGCGATGAGCACCCACGCCTGGGCTCAAGAGGCCATCGAGACCCGCACCTTGGCGAGCCCCCCGGTGCTTGCCTACATGGATGGCCTGATGTCGATCATGTTCGACGGTGGACTCAGCGCCGACCTCGTCCATCATGCGATGCACACCCTCAGCACGCGAATGTGGGGCTTCACCCGCGACGTCCTGCCAACCCCGGTAGCGCCGGACGATCCAGATGAACGCGCAAAGGCCGTCGCCGCATTCACCAGCTCGTACCCGTCCATCATGAGGATGGCATCCACCGCCCCCCACACCGGCAGCAACTGCGACGACGACGCAGAGTTCGCCTTCGCCCTCGACCTCATGCTCGACGGATTCGAGCGACTCCACCTGAGCGGGTGGTCCTCGGTCTAG